One window of the Actinomyces wuliandei genome contains the following:
- a CDS encoding transposase: MLVGVGTGWVNVLAHGGGVLLAETVRARGLDVLLSQVLAPWSRLLARHDPVKVVLDLALSLVVERAVVLARARRAGWTLAGAWALTAAVSAQRPLVTDTGATLVTAHPDNEGGGWHRPSRRAGRGFGLRPLTAWTDHGPQGAGENAAVMLRPASAGSDTAADHEAVIAVVLARVGLGPGPGRKVLVRTDAAGGTKATLAALERRGVSCSVGLTLPSDMSRACRLVPAQAWTPACGADAAPARRRTWQG, from the coding sequence TTGTTGGTGGGTGTCGGGACCGGCTGGGTCAACGTGCTCGCTCATGGTGGTGGAGTGCTGCTGGCCGAGACGGTGCGCGCCCGCGGGCTGGACGTGCTGCTGTCACAGGTTCTGGCGCCGTGGTCCAGGCTGCTGGCGCGCCATGACCCGGTCAAGGTCGTCCTCGACCTGGCGCTGTCGCTGGTGGTTGAGCGCGCGGTGGTCCTGGCCAGGGCGCGCCGCGCGGGCTGGACCCTGGCCGGAGCGTGGGCGCTGACGGCCGCTGTCAGCGCCCAGCGGCCGCTGGTCACTGATACCGGCGCCACCTTGGTCACCGCCCACCCTGACAATGAAGGAGGGGGGTGGCACCGACCTTCAAGAAGGGCAGGAAGGGGCTTTGGGCTCCGTCCCTTGACCGCGTGGACCGACCACGGTCCCCAAGGTGCTGGCGAGAACGCCGCGGTCATGCTGCGGCCCGCGAGCGCGGGGTCGGACACCGCCGCCGACCATGAGGCTGTCATCGCCGTGGTGCTGGCCCGTGTGGGCCTGGGCCCCGGGCCCGGACGCAAGGTGCTCGTGCGCACCGACGCCGCTGGTGGGACCAAGGCCACCTTGGCCGCCCTGGAGCGCAGAGGGGTGTCCTGCAGCGTCGGACTCACCCTGCCCAGTGACATGTCGCGGGCCTGCAGGCTGGTCCCCGCCCAGGCCTGGACCCCTGCCTGCGGCGCCGACGCGGCCCCCGCGAGGCGGCGGACGTGGCAGGGCTGA
- a CDS encoding ABC transporter substrate-binding protein, producing MRNTPISRRSLGLGLGAAAVLLASGCSSGSPEGSPTSGAAGSQGTSGGGVLTLAYNADGPHQAWVEAVCDSVSSTLGVTMEPLPLADLSALRDEVDNRTVVGAFRSSWRADYPSAASVLASQYRTGGEANTTDYSSVELDDLLAQAAAADDAAAVLALCEQAQSVLLADLPVIPLWYHDGAGGWSSTVSDVTWSWNGLPVYEAMRTSVEDGVIRARGTEPRHPLVPSTTNEPGGRRVVDLLFSGLVRYREDGTVVNEMAESITTEDNQHFTVTIKDDWAFGDGTAVTSDSFIRAWDYGAQASHNHVASHLYAPIEGFSAEEDSELTGLSKVDDRTFTITLTEPTADFVQRLGCPAFYPLPATAFKDMEAFGESPVGNGPYVLDEWSHHSEVILVPNPLYSGERAVANDGVTFMIYPDDDASYADLLAGELDVVDAVPSTRLSTFEEDLEGRAVTLPGDLVQGLAINVDAPHWGTDTEGRLRRAALSRAINREEICETVYEGACTPASDVTSPVMVGWTAEVPGNEVLTYDEAEARSLWEKAEAVSAF from the coding sequence ATGCGTAACACGCCTATCTCCCGCCGCAGCCTCGGCCTGGGCCTTGGTGCTGCTGCGGTGCTCCTGGCCTCCGGGTGCTCGTCGGGCTCACCGGAGGGCTCGCCCACCTCCGGTGCGGCCGGTAGCCAGGGCACGTCTGGTGGTGGCGTCCTCACGCTGGCCTACAACGCTGACGGTCCGCACCAGGCCTGGGTCGAGGCCGTGTGCGACTCGGTGAGCTCGACCTTGGGCGTCACGATGGAGCCGCTGCCCCTCGCCGACCTATCCGCGCTGCGTGACGAGGTTGACAACCGCACGGTCGTGGGGGCCTTCCGCTCCAGCTGGAGGGCGGACTACCCCTCTGCCGCGAGTGTCCTGGCCAGCCAGTACCGCACGGGTGGGGAGGCCAACACCACCGACTACTCCAGCGTCGAGCTCGACGACCTGCTGGCCCAGGCGGCCGCTGCTGACGACGCTGCCGCGGTGCTCGCGCTGTGCGAGCAGGCCCAGTCCGTCCTGCTCGCCGACCTGCCCGTCATCCCCCTGTGGTACCACGACGGGGCGGGCGGCTGGTCCTCCACGGTCTCCGACGTCACGTGGTCGTGGAACGGGCTGCCTGTCTACGAGGCCATGAGGACCTCGGTTGAGGACGGCGTTATCCGCGCCCGGGGCACCGAGCCCCGGCACCCACTGGTCCCCTCCACCACCAACGAGCCGGGGGGCAGGCGGGTCGTGGACCTGCTCTTCTCCGGTCTGGTGCGCTACCGGGAGGACGGCACGGTGGTCAACGAGATGGCCGAGTCCATCACGACCGAGGACAACCAGCACTTCACGGTGACGATCAAGGACGACTGGGCCTTTGGTGACGGCACGGCCGTGACCTCGGACTCCTTCATCAGGGCGTGGGACTACGGGGCCCAGGCCTCCCACAACCACGTCGCCTCCCACCTCTACGCGCCCATTGAGGGCTTCTCCGCAGAGGAGGACTCCGAGCTGACCGGGCTGTCCAAGGTCGATGACCGCACCTTCACCATCACCCTGACCGAGCCGACCGCTGACTTCGTGCAGCGCCTGGGATGCCCCGCCTTCTACCCCCTGCCTGCCACCGCCTTCAAGGACATGGAGGCCTTCGGGGAGTCCCCCGTCGGCAACGGCCCCTACGTCCTGGATGAGTGGAGCCACCACTCTGAGGTCATCCTGGTCCCCAACCCCCTCTACTCGGGGGAGCGCGCCGTCGCCAACGACGGGGTGACCTTCATGATCTACCCTGACGACGACGCCTCCTACGCCGACCTGCTTGCCGGGGAGCTGGACGTCGTCGACGCCGTCCCGAGCACGAGGCTGTCCACCTTTGAGGAGGACCTGGAGGGGCGGGCTGTCACCCTGCCGGGTGACTTGGTCCAGGGGCTTGCCATCAACGTCGACGCTCCGCACTGGGGCACGGACACGGAGGGGCGCCTGCGCCGCGCCGCGCTGTCCCGGGCGATCAACCGGGAGGAGATCTGCGAGACCGTCTACGAGGGCGCGTGCACCCCAGCCAGTGACGTCACCAGCCCGGTCATGGTCGGCTGGACAGCTGAGGTCCCGGGCAACGAGGTCCTCACCTACGACGAGGCCGAGGCCAGGAGCCTGTGGGAGAAGGCGGAGGCTGTGTCAGCCTTCTAG
- a CDS encoding LLM class flavin-dependent oxidoreductase, with protein MSGEVPRQGDQGDVALSVLDMVPVSAGRTRPQALADMRDLAVAADTAGYERYWLAEHHGSTTYMSSATTVLMGQVLAATQRVGVCSGGIMLPNHAPLVVAEQVGTLASLYPGRVSLGLGRAPGTDRLTAAALRRRSASLPDFVEEILETLTYLGSVPREAWDRVPASLLLGSPPDAGPDAEGEPGGDWGDYGRRVRAVPAEGTRVPTWILGSSVNGARVAGSLGLPFAVASHFAPAQAEAALSTYRSVFDPQAPTRAQDRPRAAAAVNVVVAPSADQAQLLNSTAMAAAARVIGGLPGPLDPPSPDPGSWRRYAQGREAAVESAMALSFVGEPDDVAARLRAYAVRWDLEELLVVTHVHDPVLRRRSYTLLAQAWTDYAGGRRRAPADGAGGEPGPPGSGTGARA; from the coding sequence ATGAGTGGGGAGGTGCCCCGTCAGGGCGACCAGGGTGACGTCGCCCTGTCCGTGCTGGACATGGTGCCGGTCAGCGCCGGACGCACCCGCCCTCAGGCGCTTGCGGACATGCGTGACCTTGCCGTGGCTGCTGACACCGCCGGGTACGAGCGCTACTGGCTGGCTGAGCACCACGGCTCCACCACCTACATGTCCTCAGCCACGACTGTCCTCATGGGGCAGGTCCTGGCCGCCACCCAGCGTGTCGGCGTGTGCTCCGGGGGCATTATGCTGCCCAACCACGCCCCTCTTGTCGTCGCGGAGCAGGTGGGGACCCTTGCCTCCCTCTACCCCGGCCGTGTCAGCCTGGGGCTGGGCCGGGCACCTGGCACGGACCGTCTTACTGCGGCGGCGCTGCGGCGACGCAGTGCCAGCCTGCCCGACTTCGTCGAGGAGATCCTGGAGACCCTGACCTACCTGGGCTCTGTCCCCCGGGAGGCCTGGGACCGGGTCCCCGCCTCCCTCCTCCTCGGCTCGCCCCCAGATGCCGGTCCTGACGCCGAAGGAGAGCCCGGGGGAGACTGGGGAGACTACGGGCGTCGTGTCCGTGCCGTCCCGGCTGAGGGCACGCGGGTGCCCACGTGGATCCTGGGGTCCTCGGTCAACGGCGCGCGCGTGGCTGGCAGCCTGGGCCTGCCCTTTGCCGTGGCCTCCCACTTCGCACCTGCCCAGGCGGAGGCGGCTCTGAGCACCTACCGCTCGGTGTTCGACCCTCAGGCCCCCACCCGGGCGCAGGACCGGCCTCGTGCGGCGGCGGCAGTCAACGTCGTCGTGGCCCCGAGCGCGGACCAGGCGCAGCTGCTCAACTCCACGGCAATGGCGGCGGCTGCCCGCGTCATCGGCGGCCTGCCCGGTCCGCTCGACCCGCCCAGCCCGGACCCGGGCTCCTGGCGCAGGTACGCCCAGGGGCGGGAGGCGGCTGTGGAGTCAGCCATGGCCCTGTCCTTCGTGGGGGAGCCGGATGACGTCGCCGCCCGCCTGCGCGCCTACGCCGTGCGCTGGGACCTTGAGGAGCTCCTAGTCGTCACCCACGTCCACGACCCTGTGCTGCGCCGACGCTCCTACACCCTTCTGGCGCAGGCCTGGACGGACTACGCTGGCGGGAGGAGACGCGCCCCTGCCGACGGGGCGGGCGGGGAACCGGGGCCACCCGGCAGCGGAACCGGGGCGCGAGCCTGA
- a CDS encoding biotin transporter BioY yields the protein MTVKSRIPVSRSSRTLTTSSGRFVGRAASLARPAVRELAPVLVGTAALALLGQVALPLPFTPVPVTLGTFAALGVGSVLGPRRGMASALLLAVLAAAGVPVLAGWSAGVTASFGYVLGYTLAAGVAGRGARGWLRPAGTAAGSTTSLARRVLVLGATMLLASAVVYVPGLLWLRLATGASWAATVGMGLVPFVVGDLLKSLAVAGLVPVRSIWR from the coding sequence ATGACAGTTAAGAGTAGGATCCCTGTCTCCCGTTCCTCCCGTACGCTAACAACCTCTTCTGGCCGTTTCGTGGGCCGTGCCGCGAGCCTTGCCCGACCTGCGGTGCGCGAGCTCGCCCCTGTCCTGGTCGGCACGGCTGCCCTGGCCCTCCTGGGGCAGGTGGCTCTTCCCCTGCCCTTCACCCCTGTCCCGGTGACGCTGGGTACCTTTGCCGCGCTCGGCGTGGGCTCCGTGCTCGGCCCCCGGCGTGGGATGGCCTCTGCGCTTCTGCTGGCGGTCCTGGCTGCTGCTGGCGTGCCGGTCCTGGCGGGCTGGAGCGCGGGCGTGACCGCGTCCTTCGGCTATGTCCTGGGCTACACGCTGGCTGCTGGCGTGGCCGGACGTGGCGCGCGGGGCTGGTTGCGCCCCGCCGGGACCGCGGCAGGCTCTACCACCTCTCTCGCCAGGCGGGTGCTCGTCCTGGGAGCCACCATGCTGCTGGCCTCCGCCGTCGTCTACGTCCCTGGCCTGCTGTGGCTGAGGCTGGCGACCGGAGCCTCCTGGGCCGCGACAGTGGGCATGGGGCTCGTCCCCTTCGTGGTCGGTGACCTGCTGAAGTCCCTGGCGGTGGCTGGCCTGGTGCCCGTGCGCAGCATCTGGCGCTGA
- a CDS encoding NUDIX domain-containing protein translates to MLARPLPALSLVPAAYVLLLRQAPTDQSGTRQASVKSPTTPRPSGLPGGQEAPGSSTQVLLQLRQHTGYMDGYWACGVAGHVEPGESVLETAVREAQEEVGVVVAHTDLEPLTTVHRSNDVGGPGLEQRVDFFFTLRRWEGRPRVREPARTAALDWFALTSLPRAVPEHERHVLQLLADALDCGNRVPPVTTFGFAAGQEMARYGTARSH, encoded by the coding sequence GTGCTCGCCCGTCCCCTGCCCGCCCTCAGCCTGGTCCCTGCCGCCTACGTGCTCCTCCTCCGGCAGGCCCCCACGGACCAGTCTGGCACGAGACAGGCAAGTGTGAAATCCCCCACAACACCGCGACCCTCGGGGCTCCCCGGCGGTCAGGAGGCGCCAGGCTCGTCCACCCAGGTTCTCCTGCAGCTGCGGCAGCACACCGGCTACATGGACGGATACTGGGCATGTGGTGTCGCCGGGCACGTTGAGCCCGGCGAGAGCGTGCTGGAGACTGCCGTCCGGGAGGCCCAGGAGGAGGTCGGCGTTGTCGTGGCGCACACGGACCTGGAGCCACTGACCACGGTGCACCGCAGCAACGACGTCGGAGGGCCAGGGCTGGAGCAGCGGGTCGACTTCTTCTTCACCCTGCGCCGGTGGGAGGGGCGGCCCCGTGTCCGCGAGCCCGCCAGGACTGCCGCCCTGGACTGGTTCGCCCTGACCTCCCTGCCCCGCGCGGTCCCTGAGCACGAGCGCCACGTCCTGCAGCTGCTGGCAGACGCCCTCGACTGCGGGAACAGGGTCCCACCGGTCACGACCTTCGGCTTTGCCGCCGGTCAGGAGATGGCCCGCTACGGTACCGCCCGGTCCCACTGA
- a CDS encoding patatin-like phospholipase family protein — protein MTPTRDPSLPPVPARPVPVSSPSHVPAPVTHGPDDVALVFEGGGMRGAYTAGLVRVMLEAGLSFPWVGGISAGASHTCNFVSRDTWRAREAFVGLTTQPQAGGWGSFARGQGYFNSGYIYERTSAPDEPLPFDWETFASSSSTVRIGSFRCDTGEEVYWGLEDMPTMAHLLPRVRASSSMPVLMPVTHVDGVPYLDGALGPTGGFATDAARADGYDKMLVVMTRPAGYRKPERRLSALYRSLLRRYPAAAEGVRRRPQRYNQSVAQLEAMQREGRVYLFRPTRMPVVNGDLRYHRVVTAFEAGLAQARRELPAIEEFLAS, from the coding sequence ATGACACCCACTCGCGACCCCTCCCTGCCACCTGTCCCTGCCCGCCCGGTTCCGGTCAGCAGCCCCAGCCACGTCCCGGCCCCGGTCACGCACGGACCTGACGACGTCGCCCTGGTCTTCGAGGGTGGAGGAATGAGAGGCGCCTACACCGCAGGACTGGTGCGGGTCATGCTGGAGGCCGGCCTGTCCTTCCCCTGGGTCGGGGGGATCTCCGCCGGGGCCTCGCACACGTGCAACTTTGTCTCCCGCGACACCTGGCGTGCCCGGGAGGCCTTCGTGGGGCTGACCACCCAGCCCCAGGCCGGGGGCTGGGGCAGTTTTGCTCGTGGACAGGGCTACTTCAACTCCGGGTACATCTACGAGCGCACCTCCGCTCCTGACGAGCCTCTGCCCTTTGACTGGGAGACCTTCGCCTCTAGCTCCTCCACGGTGCGTATCGGCTCCTTCCGCTGCGACACCGGTGAGGAGGTCTACTGGGGGCTGGAGGACATGCCGACCATGGCGCACCTGCTGCCCCGGGTTCGGGCTTCCTCGTCCATGCCGGTGCTCATGCCGGTGACCCACGTTGACGGTGTGCCCTACCTGGACGGGGCGCTGGGACCCACCGGAGGGTTCGCCACGGACGCGGCCCGTGCGGACGGCTACGACAAGATGCTGGTGGTCATGACCCGCCCGGCAGGCTACCGCAAGCCTGAGCGGCGCCTGTCCGCGCTCTACCGCAGCCTCCTGCGCCGCTACCCTGCGGCGGCGGAGGGGGTGCGCCGACGTCCTCAGCGTTACAACCAGAGCGTCGCCCAGCTGGAGGCGATGCAGCGCGAGGGGAGGGTCTACCTGTTCCGGCCCACCAGGATGCCAGTGGTCAACGGCGACCTGCGCTACCACCGGGTGGTGACCGCCTTTGAGGCGGGGCTGGCCCAGGCGCGGCGCGAGCTGCCTGCCATTGAGGAGTTCCTGGCCTCCTGA
- a CDS encoding NADH:flavin oxidoreductase/NADH oxidase → MRTSRLLSPLTMRDLTARNRLWLPPMCMYCVPGDDGAVTDWHVVHYASRAVGGFGTLIVEATAVAPEGRLSPNDLGLWEESQVEGHHRIVEAVHAAGALVGVQLGHGGRKAGTPPMRPREEGARTSTIEGWDLLAPSAVAYPEHAVPAELDEAGIDRLVEAFAAAARRAVEAGYDIVELHGAHGYLIHEFLSPLSNLRTDSYGGSPQARRRFLLRVVEAVRQAIGEEKVLDVRLSATDWADGGLTAQDTVELACQLAQAGVDVLHVSTGGNVPAQVPAGPGFQLPFAAQVREAVAGTRTQVVGVGLVETATQAEQALVTGQADAVAVGRAALRDPYLPLRWAADLGVKGWEEAPWPIQYWRGTWH, encoded by the coding sequence ATGAGAACATCACGACTCCTCAGTCCCCTGACCATGCGTGACCTCACCGCCCGGAACCGCCTGTGGCTGCCTCCGATGTGCATGTACTGCGTGCCGGGGGACGACGGCGCCGTCACGGACTGGCACGTTGTCCACTACGCCAGCCGCGCGGTCGGCGGGTTCGGCACGCTCATTGTGGAGGCCACCGCCGTCGCCCCGGAGGGTCGCCTGTCCCCCAACGACCTGGGCCTGTGGGAGGAGAGCCAGGTCGAGGGGCACCACCGCATCGTCGAGGCCGTTCACGCAGCGGGCGCCCTGGTCGGCGTCCAGCTGGGCCACGGCGGGCGCAAGGCAGGCACTCCCCCGATGCGCCCCCGGGAAGAGGGCGCCCGCACCAGCACGATTGAGGGCTGGGACCTCCTGGCTCCCAGCGCAGTGGCCTACCCGGAGCACGCGGTACCCGCCGAGCTTGACGAGGCGGGGATCGACCGCCTGGTCGAGGCCTTTGCCGCGGCGGCCCGCCGGGCGGTGGAGGCTGGGTACGACATCGTCGAGCTGCACGGCGCCCATGGCTACCTCATCCACGAGTTCCTCTCCCCGCTGTCCAACCTCCGCACCGACTCCTACGGCGGCTCGCCCCAGGCACGGCGTCGCTTCCTGCTGCGCGTGGTCGAGGCCGTGCGCCAGGCCATCGGGGAGGAGAAGGTCTTGGACGTGCGCCTGTCTGCCACTGACTGGGCCGACGGCGGCCTGACCGCACAGGACACCGTCGAGCTCGCCTGCCAGCTGGCCCAGGCCGGAGTCGACGTCCTGCACGTGTCCACCGGAGGCAACGTACCGGCTCAGGTCCCGGCCGGGCCTGGCTTCCAGCTGCCCTTCGCCGCCCAGGTGAGAGAGGCGGTCGCAGGAACCAGGACCCAGGTAGTGGGCGTGGGCCTCGTCGAGACAGCCACCCAGGCAGAGCAGGCCCTGGTAACCGGCCAGGCCGACGCCGTCGCCGTGGGGCGGGCCGCCCTACGGGACCCCTACCTCCCGCTGCGCTGGGCTGCCGACCTCGGGGTCAAAGGCTGGGAGGAGGCGCCCTGGCCCATCCAGTACTGGCGCGGCACCTGGCACTGA
- a CDS encoding YchJ family protein produces the protein MPSAVRSAGVRSSADCPCGSGLAYGSCCEPVLDGGVAATAEALVRSRFTAFVVGDEDHLFRTWHPRTRPEGPYCHPGTQWTSLTVGEVVGGGPGDDTGVVELAACYRTGDGHGGVVADTLRERSRLVRRGSRWVYYDGEVR, from the coding sequence GTGCCGTCTGCGGTGCGCTCGGCGGGGGTACGCAGCTCTGCGGACTGCCCCTGTGGCTCGGGCCTTGCCTACGGCTCCTGCTGTGAGCCGGTTCTCGACGGCGGCGTGGCGGCAACGGCTGAGGCCCTGGTGCGCTCGCGGTTCACGGCCTTCGTCGTCGGCGACGAGGACCACTTGTTTCGTACCTGGCACCCGCGCACCCGCCCGGAGGGGCCTTACTGCCATCCTGGTACCCAGTGGACCAGTCTGACTGTCGGCGAGGTGGTGGGTGGCGGTCCGGGGGATGACACGGGGGTCGTCGAGCTTGCCGCCTGCTACCGCACTGGTGATGGGCACGGGGGCGTCGTGGCTGACACACTGCGGGAGCGCTCCCGACTCGTGCGTCGTGGCAGCCGGTGGGTCTACTACGACGGTGAGGTCCGGTAG
- a CDS encoding M18 family aminopeptidase, with protein MTSPDAAPSSSPSSPSLQPLQPSQPAPPPLWAQETLRADEAYTASLVDFVLASPTSYHAAAEVARRLATHGFHHVEEARPWQEDLPRHGYVVRDGAVAAWILPSDTGRARSGLREGFRVVGAHTDSPALRLKPSAAVARHGWQLINVEVYGGPLLPSLLDRELGLAGRLTTRDGTSHLVRTGPVARIAHVAPHLDRSVNEALRLERQTHLLPLWALSGPDGGDGRDAVEEYLCELAGLDRSQLAGHDILTFPVQPPQRFGREGEFLASSRLDNLSSVHAGLVALEALAESGTEPAGPVVLVAFDHEEVGSATASGADGPLLATLLERLGRVMGAEGDAFHALVARSSCVSADAGHAVHPARAELHDPVLQPLVNSGPLLKINAQQRYATGAQGSALWERACAAADVPHQVFVSHNAVPCGSTIGPLTATRLGLLTVDVGVPLLSMHSAREMGGVKDGPWLARALYSYWQGA; from the coding sequence GCAGGAGACCCTTCGTGCTGACGAGGCCTACACGGCCTCCTTGGTTGATTTTGTCCTGGCCTCACCTACCTCCTACCACGCTGCGGCCGAGGTCGCCCGTCGGCTGGCCACGCACGGGTTCCACCACGTGGAGGAGGCCCGTCCCTGGCAGGAGGACCTGCCCCGGCACGGCTACGTGGTGCGTGACGGAGCGGTGGCTGCCTGGATCCTGCCCAGCGACACCGGCAGGGCCAGGAGCGGGCTGCGGGAGGGCTTCCGCGTCGTCGGCGCCCACACGGACTCCCCGGCCCTGAGGCTCAAGCCGTCTGCAGCCGTGGCCCGTCACGGCTGGCAGCTCATCAACGTCGAGGTCTACGGTGGCCCGCTCCTGCCATCACTGCTGGACCGTGAGCTGGGGCTGGCCGGGCGCCTGACGACCCGTGACGGTACCAGCCACCTGGTACGCACCGGGCCTGTCGCCCGGATCGCCCACGTGGCCCCCCACCTGGACCGCAGCGTCAACGAGGCTCTCCGCCTGGAGCGCCAGACCCACCTCCTGCCCCTGTGGGCGCTGTCCGGTCCCGATGGCGGGGACGGTCGCGACGCCGTCGAGGAGTACCTGTGCGAGCTGGCTGGCCTGGACCGCTCGCAGCTGGCCGGGCACGACATCCTGACCTTCCCCGTGCAGCCTCCGCAGCGTTTTGGCCGTGAGGGAGAGTTTCTCGCCTCCTCCCGCCTGGACAACCTCTCCAGCGTCCACGCGGGGCTGGTGGCCCTGGAGGCCCTGGCCGAGTCGGGCACCGAGCCTGCCGGACCGGTGGTCCTCGTGGCCTTCGACCACGAGGAGGTCGGCTCCGCCACCGCCTCCGGGGCCGACGGTCCTCTCCTGGCGACGTTGCTGGAACGTCTGGGCAGGGTCATGGGGGCTGAGGGCGACGCCTTCCACGCCCTCGTGGCCCGGTCCAGCTGCGTCAGTGCCGATGCCGGGCACGCAGTCCACCCCGCTCGTGCCGAGCTGCACGACCCGGTGCTCCAGCCGCTGGTCAACAGCGGCCCCTTGCTGAAGATCAACGCCCAGCAGCGCTACGCCACCGGCGCCCAGGGGTCGGCCCTGTGGGAGCGCGCCTGTGCGGCTGCCGACGTGCCTCACCAGGTCTTCGTGTCCCACAACGCGGTGCCCTGCGGCTCGACGATTGGTCCACTCACCGCGACCCGGCTGGGCCTGCTCACGGTTGATGTCGGCGTGCCGTTGCTGAGCATGCACTCGGCCCGGGAGATGGGTGGAGTCAAGGACGGTCCCTGGCTGGCGCGCGCCCTGTACTCCTACTGGCAGGGGGCCTGA